From Oscillospiraceae bacterium CM, a single genomic window includes:
- a CDS encoding response regulator transcription factor, whose amino-acid sequence MKKVLVLEDETSIRSFVVINLKRAGYEAVEAGTGAEAFEKLKANPDIKVAILDIMLPDMDGFEVCRKIRAADAHIGIIMLTARTQEMDKVTGLMTGADDYVTKPFSPAELTARIDALYRRTGGPEQIDTGEIVQGPFRLNTRNRTLEKNGVRIKLTQVEYAIMKMFMDNPGKALSREDILNTVWGRDYFGELKIADVNIRRLRLKIEDDPTNPSFITTVWGYGYKWGL is encoded by the coding sequence ATGAAAAAAGTTCTTGTTTTAGAGGATGAGACAAGCATCAGAAGCTTTGTGGTCATCAATCTCAAGCGGGCCGGTTATGAGGCCGTCGAGGCCGGAACCGGGGCGGAGGCTTTCGAAAAGCTCAAAGCCAATCCCGATATTAAGGTTGCCATCCTCGATATCATGCTCCCTGATATGGACGGGTTCGAGGTCTGCCGCAAGATCAGGGCAGCCGACGCGCATATCGGCATCATCATGCTGACGGCGCGGACGCAGGAGATGGACAAAGTGACAGGCCTTATGACAGGGGCCGACGACTATGTGACGAAGCCTTTTTCCCCGGCTGAGCTGACGGCGCGGATTGACGCCCTGTACCGCCGCACGGGCGGCCCGGAGCAGATCGACACGGGCGAAATCGTGCAGGGGCCGTTCCGGCTGAATACCCGCAACAGGACGCTTGAAAAAAACGGCGTGCGCATCAAACTCACCCAGGTGGAATACGCCATCATGAAAATGTTTATGGATAACCCCGGCAAAGCGCTCTCTCGTGAGGACATCCTGAATACAGTCTGGGGTCGGGACTATTTTGGGGAACTGAAAATTGCCGATGTCAATATTAGGCGTTTGCGTCTTAAGATCGAGGATGACCCGACGAATCCGAGCTTCATCACAACCGTCTGGGGCTACGGATATAAATGGGGCCTGTAA
- the prmC gene encoding peptide chain release factor N(5)-glutamine methyltransferase: MKTYNDIYLSARRRLKAAGIEAFDVEARLFAVAVSGKTREQFVRDKGLIATDDFEKKVDGLIARRKSGEPVAYILGEWEFYGMPITVNRHVLIPRADTEVLAEAVIKVFEKNLDGTRVLDLCTGSGCVGLAIAAHVPFCRAVLADKSAEALRVCRINIIKNNLTRSTTTLELNALEAPPMLLGEFDVIVCNPPYIPAADIAQLDTSVKDFEPLTALDGGKDGLIFYKNIAAKWKTVLKSGGLLAFECGIGQAVQVAGILKQNGFEHIQIIRDTRGIERVVLATRQK, from the coding sequence ATCAAAACATATAATGATATCTATCTGTCCGCGCGGCGGCGCCTGAAGGCGGCCGGAATCGAAGCGTTTGACGTGGAGGCACGGCTTTTTGCCGTTGCGGTTTCCGGCAAAACGCGCGAGCAGTTTGTCCGCGATAAAGGCCTGATTGCAACGGACGATTTTGAGAAGAAGGTTGATGGCCTCATCGCCCGCCGGAAATCGGGTGAGCCGGTTGCGTACATCCTTGGCGAGTGGGAGTTTTACGGCATGCCCATCACCGTTAATCGCCACGTGCTCATCCCACGTGCCGATACGGAGGTGCTGGCCGAGGCAGTCATTAAGGTCTTTGAAAAAAATCTGGACGGCACGCGCGTCTTAGATCTCTGTACCGGCAGCGGCTGTGTGGGGCTTGCCATTGCCGCACACGTTCCGTTCTGCCGCGCCGTTCTGGCGGATAAATCAGCGGAAGCCTTACGCGTCTGCCGCATCAATATCATCAAAAACAACCTCACCCGCAGCACGACGACGCTGGAGCTCAACGCGCTGGAAGCCCCGCCGATGCTGCTGGGAGAATTCGACGTTATCGTCTGCAACCCGCCGTATATTCCGGCGGCGGATATCGCGCAGTTGGACACGTCGGTTAAGGACTTCGAGCCGCTTACGGCGCTCGACGGCGGCAAAGACGGACTGATCTTTTATAAAAATATCGCGGCCAAATGGAAAACCGTTTTAAAAAGCGGCGGGCTTTTAGCCTTTGAGTGCGGCATTGGTCAGGCAGTCCAGGTCGCCGGTATATTAAAGCAAAATGGCTTTGAACATATTCAGATCATACGGGATACGCGCGGCATCGAAAGGGTTGTCCTCGCGACAAGACAGAAATAG
- a CDS encoding DUF5104 domain-containing protein yields the protein MIKSIFGFLLIASILFLNACSIGGARTHMLSIDNDGGKADARLKQIIKAINNQDKNSIKNMFSNQAKNKTEDLDGQIDYLFVFVQGKIESWETIVHGATAESINNGSRIKGSNSWYYIYTDKQKYLIFLVECTIDTDHPENVGMYVIQVMKAEDKDKYFHGGGPDTLPAGIDIPDGSTVTTT from the coding sequence ATGATTAAGAGCATTTTTGGGTTTTTACTTATAGCAAGTATATTATTTCTAAATGCATGTTCAATAGGAGGGGCAAGAACACATATGTTAAGTATAGATAATGACGGAGGTAAGGCAGACGCCAGACTGAAACAAATCATAAAAGCGATAAATAACCAGGATAAAAATTCTATAAAGAACATGTTTTCCAATCAGGCGAAAAATAAGACAGAAGACCTTGACGGACAGATTGATTATTTATTTGTATTTGTACAAGGGAAAATTGAATCATGGGAAACAATCGTGCATGGTGCTACTGCAGAATCTATTAATAATGGGAGCAGAATCAAAGGATCAAATTCATGGTATTATATTTATACTGATAAACAGAAGTATTTAATTTTTCTGGTGGAATGTACTATTGATACTGACCATCCTGAGAATGTAGGCATGTATGTAATTCAGGTAATGAAAGCAGAAGATAAAGATAAATACTTCCATGGCGGTGGACCTGATACGCTTCCTGCTGGGATCGATATACCAGATGGCAGTACAGTAACAACGACATAA
- a CDS encoding HAMP domain-containing histidine kinase codes for MRKFFRIPTSGLKRRWIRSSFLVILVSLLVVTAAISVFIAANYYDAVRTGLETKAKTATDFFANYVAKSYGEYYDSAYRYTESFEDADRLELQFMDAEGRVMMSTFGISAGSSSTPDVTEAIQSREISSWVGRMPSTGERVMSVSAPMIYSDRVVGVMRYITSLDAVDAQVLFNVLAVCALGAVIMLLVIFINLVFIRSVIEPVTEITKMTGRIAQGSYGIQIDKDYHDEIGEMVDSINEMSLKIAQSEKIQTEFISSVSHELRTPLTAITGWGETLIYNENLDGETKKGIAIILKEARRLTKMVEELLEFTRMEDGRFTLNIELIDIVAELEDSIFTYRELLRQDELELIYEPYMDEIPLIPGDPSRLKQVFLNLFDNAAKYGREGKRIEVTVGLDASYVIICIRDFGPGVPADELDNVKMKFYKGSNAKDRGSGIGLAVCDEIIRFHGGTLTLENAEGGGLLVTVRLPVSSSV; via the coding sequence ATGAGAAAGTTTTTCAGAATACCGACAAGCGGCCTGAAGCGCCGCTGGATCAGAAGCAGCTTTTTGGTGATTCTGGTTTCGCTTCTCGTCGTCACGGCGGCTATTTCAGTTTTCATCGCCGCCAATTATTATGATGCCGTTCGGACAGGCCTTGAAACGAAAGCCAAAACAGCGACCGACTTTTTCGCCAATTACGTTGCCAAGTCGTATGGGGAATATTACGACAGCGCTTACCGTTACACCGAGTCATTTGAAGACGCCGACAGGCTGGAGCTTCAGTTCATGGATGCGGAAGGCCGCGTTATGATGTCAACGTTCGGCATCTCGGCGGGCTCCTCCTCAACACCCGACGTGACCGAAGCGATTCAATCGCGTGAAATTTCCTCTTGGGTCGGGCGCATGCCGTCGACAGGTGAGCGCGTGATGTCTGTCTCGGCACCCATGATTTATTCCGACAGGGTCGTTGGCGTTATGCGCTATATTACAAGTCTTGATGCGGTTGATGCGCAGGTGCTGTTTAATGTTTTGGCTGTCTGCGCGCTCGGTGCCGTCATTATGCTGCTCGTCATTTTTATTAACCTTGTGTTCATCCGCTCCGTTATCGAGCCGGTCACCGAAATTACCAAGATGACAGGCCGAATCGCGCAGGGCAGCTACGGTATCCAGATCGATAAAGATTATCACGACGAGATTGGTGAAATGGTGGACTCCATCAACGAGATGTCGCTGAAAATCGCGCAGTCGGAAAAGATTCAAACGGAGTTTATATCCTCGGTATCGCACGAGCTGCGCACACCGCTGACGGCCATTACCGGCTGGGGTGAGACGCTTATCTATAACGAAAACCTTGACGGCGAGACGAAAAAAGGCATTGCCATCATCTTAAAGGAAGCCCGGCGGCTGACAAAAATGGTTGAGGAGCTTTTGGAATTCACACGCATGGAGGATGGCCGCTTTACGCTCAATATTGAGCTCATTGACATCGTTGCCGAGCTGGAGGATTCGATTTTCACTTACCGCGAGCTCTTGCGGCAGGATGAGCTGGAGCTCATATATGAGCCGTACATGGACGAAATTCCGCTCATACCCGGCGATCCGAGCCGACTAAAACAGGTGTTCCTCAATCTCTTCGATAACGCCGCCAAATATGGCCGAGAGGGTAAGCGCATCGAGGTCACCGTCGGCCTAGACGCGAGCTATGTCATCATCTGTATTCGTGATTTTGGACCCGGCGTCCCGGCAGATGAACTGGACAACGTGAAAATGAAGTTTTATAAAGGCTCGAATGCCAAGGACCGCGGCAGCGGTATCGGCCTTGCCGTTTGTGACGAAATTATTCGCTTCCATGGCGGCACGCTCACGCTTGAAAACGCCGAGGGCGGCGGTTTGCTTGTGACGGTCCGTCTGCCGGTCAGCAGCTCTGTTTAA
- a CDS encoding DUF1385 domain-containing protein, with translation MTEEEKTAFKTTVGGQALIEGVLMRGPHKQAIVVRGRDGLVEKVEELKLLKEKYPIVGWPLIRGVVNFGATMVAGVRALMYAAEQMPEEEQEEPSKLDRWIEEHFGGEKAEKIIITLAVVIGLAMSVGLFILLPTLLAGLLDSVIHSTLLRNLFEGVLRILIFIGYLWLTSGMKDVQRIWQYHGAEHKSIACYESGLPLTVENARTQSRLHPRCGTSFMFIVMIVSILIFSLATWSNPLVRVALRLLLLPVVVGLSYELIKWAGRHDNLLTRIVSAPGKALQHLTTREPDDEMLEVALRALRLVIPEKAADAAW, from the coding sequence ATGACTGAAGAGGAAAAGACCGCCTTTAAAACAACTGTCGGCGGGCAGGCGCTGATTGAGGGCGTTTTAATGCGTGGGCCGCATAAACAGGCCATTGTCGTCAGAGGACGTGATGGTCTCGTCGAAAAAGTCGAGGAACTCAAGTTGCTCAAAGAAAAATACCCCATAGTCGGCTGGCCTCTCATTCGGGGCGTCGTCAATTTCGGTGCCACGATGGTCGCCGGTGTCCGGGCGCTCATGTATGCCGCCGAGCAAATGCCGGAGGAGGAACAGGAAGAGCCGTCAAAACTTGACCGTTGGATTGAAGAGCACTTCGGCGGTGAGAAGGCGGAAAAAATAATCATTACGCTGGCCGTTGTCATCGGACTTGCCATGTCGGTCGGCCTGTTCATCCTGCTGCCGACGCTACTGGCCGGGCTGCTTGACAGCGTCATTCACAGCACACTCCTTCGGAACCTCTTCGAGGGTGTTCTGCGCATCCTCATCTTTATCGGTTACCTGTGGCTGACATCGGGGATGAAGGATGTTCAGCGCATCTGGCAGTATCACGGCGCCGAGCACAAGTCGATCGCCTGTTACGAAAGCGGGCTGCCGCTCACGGTTGAAAATGCGCGGACGCAGTCGCGCCTGCACCCCCGCTGTGGCACGAGCTTTATGTTTATCGTCATGATCGTCAGCATTCTGATTTTTTCTCTCGCGACGTGGTCAAATCCGCTTGTGCGCGTGGCGCTGCGCCTTTTGCTTTTGCCGGTTGTCGTCGGGCTGAGCTATGAGCTTATCAAATGGGCCGGTCGGCATGACAATTTACTGACGCGGATTGTTTCGGCCCCCGGCAAGGCGCTTCAGCACCTGACAACGCGTGAGCCGGACGATGAAATGCTAGAGGTTGCCCTTCGTGCCCTGCGCCTCGTCATTCCAGAAAAGGCCGCCGACGCCGCCTGGTAA
- the recA gene encoding recombinase RecA has translation MADKKRTEAAAPADDKKKALETAISQIEKSYGKGAIMRFGDNLAVNVESIPTGSLSLDLALGIGGVPKGRIIEIYGPESSGKTTLALHIIASAQKNGGEVAFVDAEHALEPAYARALGVDIENLLISQPDTGEDALAITETLVRSGAIDVVVVDSVAALVPRSEIEGEMGDSSVGVVARLMSQALRKLAGSISKTNCIVIFINQLREKIGVMYGSPETTPGGRALKYFASVRIDVRRIESLKNGTEVVGNRTRAKIVKNKVAPPFKEAEFDIMYGEGISKTGELIDLGVKLGLIEKGGAWFTVGETRLQGRDNVREYLKSNRDVAEDLEMKIRRDAAKLMTPQERIAAKAAGRAVDVSAEDFEG, from the coding sequence ATGGCGGATAAAAAGAGAACAGAAGCGGCCGCACCGGCCGACGACAAGAAGAAAGCACTGGAAACGGCCATTTCGCAGATTGAAAAAAGCTACGGCAAAGGCGCCATCATGCGCTTTGGTGACAATCTCGCCGTCAACGTGGAGTCCATTCCAACGGGCTCTCTGTCTTTAGACCTTGCCCTTGGCATCGGCGGCGTCCCGAAGGGGCGCATTATTGAGATATACGGACCCGAATCATCCGGTAAAACAACACTTGCCTTGCACATCATCGCCTCCGCCCAGAAAAACGGCGGCGAGGTTGCGTTTGTCGATGCCGAGCACGCCCTGGAGCCGGCCTATGCCCGCGCCCTCGGCGTTGATATCGAAAATCTTCTCATCTCCCAGCCGGACACCGGCGAGGATGCCCTGGCCATTACGGAAACGCTCGTTCGCTCCGGCGCCATTGACGTTGTCGTCGTCGACTCCGTTGCGGCGCTTGTGCCGAGAAGCGAAATCGAGGGTGAAATGGGCGATTCCAGCGTCGGCGTCGTGGCGCGGCTGATGAGCCAGGCGCTCCGCAAGCTCGCAGGCTCCATATCGAAAACAAACTGTATCGTCATCTTCATTAACCAGTTGCGCGAGAAGATCGGCGTGATGTACGGCAGCCCGGAGACAACGCCCGGCGGCCGCGCCCTCAAGTATTTTGCCAGCGTCCGTATCGACGTTCGGCGTATTGAGTCACTTAAAAACGGCACCGAGGTCGTCGGTAACAGGACACGGGCGAAAATCGTCAAAAACAAGGTCGCCCCGCCGTTTAAAGAGGCGGAGTTTGACATCATGTATGGCGAGGGTATCTCGAAAACGGGCGAGCTGATCGACCTCGGCGTCAAGCTTGGCCTGATCGAGAAGGGCGGCGCGTGGTTTACCGTCGGTGAGACGCGCCTGCAGGGGCGTGACAACGTTCGCGAGTATCTGAAGTCAAACCGCGACGTCGCCGAGGACCTCGAAATGAAAATCCGCCGCGACGCGGCAAAGCTCATGACGCCGCAGGAGCGCATCGCCGCCAAGGCGGCCGGGCGCGCCGTTGACGTCTCCGCCGAGGACTTCGAGGGCTGA